A stretch of the Acidobacteriota bacterium genome encodes the following:
- a CDS encoding peroxiredoxin: MEQTVRLPLIGEKAPAFKAETTQGPINFPDDYAGKWVVFFSHPADFTPVCTTEFMTFAHMQPEFEKLNCKLIGLSIDSTYSHIAWLRTIKEKIEYKGMKDIEVNFPVISDLTMEVSKAFGMLQPAASTTQAVRAVFIIDPNAVVRAILYYPLSNGRNMEEVKRLLMAMQLSDQHKVATPANWQPGEDVIVPPPGSCGVAKQRVDKPDKDMKVLDWFMVFKKCP; encoded by the coding sequence ATGGAACAAACTGTCAGACTGCCATTGATCGGCGAGAAGGCGCCCGCTTTCAAGGCGGAAACGACCCAGGGTCCCATCAATTTCCCTGACGACTACGCGGGGAAATGGGTGGTGTTTTTTTCCCACCCGGCGGATTTCACGCCGGTGTGCACCACCGAGTTCATGACGTTCGCACACATGCAGCCGGAGTTTGAGAAGTTGAACTGCAAACTCATCGGGCTGTCCATTGACAGCACGTACAGCCACATCGCCTGGCTGCGCACTATCAAGGAGAAAATCGAATATAAGGGCATGAAGGACATCGAAGTCAACTTCCCGGTGATCAGCGATTTGACCATGGAAGTCTCCAAGGCCTTCGGGATGCTGCAGCCGGCGGCCAGCACCACCCAAGCGGTCCGGGCGGTCTTCATCATCGATCCGAACGCCGTGGTCCGGGCTATCCTGTACTACCCGCTCAGCAACGGCCGCAACATGGAAGAAGTCAAGCGGCTGCTGATGGCCATGCAACTGTCGGACCAGCACAAGGTGGCCACTCCGGCAAACTGGCAGCCGGGCGAGGATGTGATCGTTCCACCGCCCGGTTCCTGCGGCGTGGCCAAGCAGCGCGTGGACAAGCCGGACAAGGACATGAAGGTTCTCGACTGGTTCATGGTATTCAAGAAGTGCCCGTGA
- a CDS encoding transcriptional repressor, producing MLARLRSRGFRITPQRLAVIEALAASEWHPNVEMVYDEVRVRFPTISLATIYKTIGVLKEIGEVLELGFADSGNRYDGHQPHPHPHLICTRCGAILDPNLDSLEALTREVACETGFEIVTHRLDFFGICLNCRQSTAGRVGPHSPVKTGCRH from the coding sequence ATGCTGGCCAGGTTGCGGAGCCGCGGGTTCCGCATCACCCCCCAGCGCCTGGCGGTGATCGAGGCGCTGGCCGCCAGCGAGTGGCACCCCAACGTCGAGATGGTCTACGACGAGGTCCGGGTGCGCTTTCCTACCATCAGCCTGGCCACGATCTACAAGACCATCGGTGTCCTGAAGGAGATCGGCGAGGTGCTGGAACTAGGTTTTGCCGACAGCGGGAATCGCTACGATGGCCACCAGCCGCACCCGCATCCACACCTGATCTGCACGCGGTGCGGGGCCATTCTCGATCCGAACCTGGACAGCCTGGAGGCGCTCACCCGCGAAGTCGCCTGCGAAACCGGTTTTGAGATCGTCACCCATCGGTTGGATTTCTTCGGAATCTGCCTCAACTGCCGGCAATCGACGGCCGGCCGAGTGGGACCACATTCCCCGGTCAAGACTGGATGCCGGCATTGA
- a CDS encoding potassium transporter KefB, translated as MSILADGLIVLGLAIAVAVICHRLRIPAVVGFLMTGVIAGPCGLALVPTTTEVDHLAELGVILLLFTIGVEFSLTQLLAIRRYVLLGGTLQVGLTAAVAAALALGLGRPWGEAVFIGWLVSLSSTAVVLKLMQERAEVDTPHGRMILGILIFQDIIAVPMMLVAPLLSASHAGGVGAIAPLLAKGAAIIAVTGLAARWAVPRLLHLVARTRNREVFLLAVIAVCLSVAWLTATAGLSLALGAFLAGLIISESEYGLQALGNIIPLRDVFTSFFFVSVGMLLDTGFLVRHPLLVTVAVLGVILVKGMLAGVTAWLMGGILRASVGVGLALAQVGEFSFILARVGQANGLMADWVFPLFLAAAVASMAATPLTMAAADRVTAWLSHLPLPERAWSGRFPALPRDVGPLRDHLVIVGFGVNGRNVAAAARRAGIPYIVTELNPDTVRREQAAGEPILFGDASRELVLEHAGVAAARVVVVAINDPAATRAVAAAVRRLHPAVHLIVRTRYLQEVQPLAALGVSEIIPEEFETSVEIFTRVLSHYLVPRDAIEEHVAAIRASGYAMFRSLSAGAAPLPARSEINIAAVRLEAGSELAGQTLAEARLRNRFGVTVASVQRDAETLDAAAADLRLQEGDVLYVIGAPDRVAAMGRACRGCRPGDNL; from the coding sequence ATGAGCATCTTGGCCGATGGCCTCATCGTCCTGGGGCTGGCGATCGCAGTGGCAGTCATCTGCCACCGTCTGCGCATTCCGGCGGTGGTGGGTTTCCTCATGACCGGGGTGATCGCCGGTCCCTGCGGTCTGGCGCTGGTGCCCACTACGACCGAGGTGGACCATCTCGCCGAGCTGGGCGTGATCCTGCTGCTGTTCACCATCGGGGTCGAGTTTTCCCTGACCCAGCTGCTGGCCATCCGCCGCTACGTCCTGCTCGGGGGCACCCTCCAGGTGGGGCTGACCGCCGCCGTGGCCGCCGCTCTGGCGCTCGGCCTGGGCCGGCCCTGGGGGGAGGCGGTGTTCATCGGCTGGCTGGTGTCGCTGAGCAGCACCGCGGTGGTCCTGAAGCTGATGCAGGAACGGGCCGAAGTGGACACGCCCCACGGTCGAATGATCCTCGGCATCCTGATCTTCCAGGACATCATCGCGGTGCCCATGATGCTGGTCGCGCCGTTGCTGTCCGCCAGCCATGCCGGCGGCGTCGGCGCAATCGCCCCCCTCCTGGCCAAGGGGGCCGCCATCATCGCCGTCACCGGCCTGGCGGCCCGCTGGGCGGTGCCCCGGTTGTTACACCTCGTGGCGCGCACCCGAAACCGCGAAGTGTTCCTGCTGGCGGTGATCGCCGTCTGCCTGAGCGTGGCCTGGCTGACCGCGACGGCGGGCTTGTCGCTGGCCCTGGGCGCGTTTCTGGCCGGACTCATCATCTCCGAATCCGAGTACGGCCTGCAGGCGCTGGGGAATATCATCCCCCTGCGCGACGTGTTCACCAGCTTCTTCTTCGTTTCGGTGGGCATGTTGCTCGATACCGGCTTCCTCGTCCGGCACCCCCTCCTGGTGACCGTGGCGGTGCTCGGCGTGATCCTCGTCAAGGGGATGCTGGCCGGCGTCACCGCCTGGCTCATGGGTGGTATCCTGCGAGCGTCGGTCGGGGTGGGGCTGGCGCTGGCCCAGGTCGGTGAATTTTCGTTCATCCTGGCCCGGGTGGGGCAGGCGAACGGCCTCATGGCGGACTGGGTCTTTCCGCTCTTTCTCGCGGCTGCGGTGGCCAGCATGGCCGCCACGCCCCTGACGATGGCCGCCGCGGACCGCGTCACCGCCTGGCTCAGCCACCTGCCGCTGCCGGAGCGGGCGTGGTCCGGCCGCTTTCCGGCGCTCCCGCGCGACGTCGGGCCCCTGCGGGATCACTTGGTGATCGTGGGCTTCGGCGTCAACGGCCGCAACGTGGCCGCGGCGGCCAGGCGGGCTGGCATTCCGTACATCGTGACGGAGCTCAATCCGGATACCGTTCGCCGCGAGCAGGCCGCCGGCGAGCCCATCCTCTTCGGCGACGCCAGCCGCGAGCTGGTGCTGGAGCACGCGGGCGTGGCGGCGGCGCGGGTGGTGGTGGTGGCCATCAACGATCCGGCGGCCACGCGGGCGGTGGCCGCGGCCGTGCGCCGGCTCCACCCGGCGGTCCACCTGATCGTGCGGACGCGGTACCTGCAGGAGGTTCAGCCTCTGGCGGCGCTGGGCGTGAGCGAGATCATCCCTGAGGAGTTCGAAACCTCGGTGGAGATCTTCACCCGCGTCCTGTCCCACTACCTGGTGCCCCGCGACGCCATCGAGGAGCACGTGGCGGCGATCCGCGCGTCCGGATACGCGATGTTCCGCAGCCTGTCGGCCGGCGCGGCGCCGCTGCCCGCGCGGTCCGAGATCAACATCGCCGCGGTGCGCCTGGAGGCCGGGTCCGAGCTGGCCGGGCAGACGCTGGCGGAGGCGCGGTTGCGCAACCGGTTCGGTGTGACCGTGGCGTCCGTCCAGCGTGACGCCGAGACCCTCGATGCCGCCGCGGCCGATCTGCGGCTGCAGGAAGGGGACGTCCTGTACGTGATCGGCGCCCCGGACCGCGTGGCGGCCAT